The following coding sequences are from one Musa acuminata AAA Group cultivar baxijiao chromosome BXJ2-4, Cavendish_Baxijiao_AAA, whole genome shotgun sequence window:
- the LOC135581310 gene encoding protein PHOSPHATE STARVATION RESPONSE 2-like isoform X2: METHSALPVGNLNMQQFCNSGSSGVMSSSLPVLPNTLEEKFPELPDPQHVPLEREIQRNPLPSQRPLFSSPSGFSPDLSFSSTLAHERHTNNTPFVSRSLNAGVSLPSTYLSNMEIFQVPNNFPKGPTEITWCPDSVQGMLNCSDGVIMGNNQIQNSSNKVSNDLNKQNEWWSDIMNVDWKDLFDDTTISESQPKQPQTDQSVPCHSGEVCAVTGASSSATTAAAKPRMRWTPELHECFINAVNQLGGSEKATPKGVLNIMKVEGLTIYHVKSHLQKYRTARYKPDSLEGMSEKTATQSEELPSLDLKTGIDFTEALRLQMEVQKRLHEQLEIQRNLQLRIEEQGKYLQMMFEKQYKSTMDKTHCSSTVEKPTTISSDQTHSTAKIDLPEARNSSTDSKITEGFRQVSNKWKMSEVEPSNEKETDALTSSLPPSKHSRINDEDS, from the exons ATGGAAACACATTCAGCTTTACCAGTGGGGAATCTGAATATGCAGCAATTCTGTAATTCTGGGAGCTCTGGAGTTATGTCATCATCTCTGCCTGTTCTACCAAACACCTTGGAGGAGAAATTCCCTGAACTACCAGATCCCCAACATGTTCCACTGGAGAGGGAAATACAAAGAAATCCTTTGCCTTCCCAGAGACCTTTGTTTTCATCACCTTCTGGATTTTCTCCAGATCTTAGTTTCTCTTCAACTCTCGCCCATGAGAGGCATACCAACAATACTCCATTCGTCAGTCGATCACTGAATGCTGGAGTTTCTTTGCCTTCAACCTATTTGTCAAATATGGAAATATTTCAAGTGCCAAATAATTTCCCCAAAGGTCCAACCGAAATAACCTGGTGTCCGGATTCAGTtcaaggcatgttaaattgttcaGATGGTGTAATTATGGGGAACAATCAAATACAAAATAGCTCAAATAAGGTTTCTAATGACCttaataagcaaaatgaatggTGGAGTGATATAATGAATGTGGATTGGAAGGATCTTTTTGATGATACAACTATCTCTGAATCTCAACCGAAG CAGCCGCAAACAGATCAGTCTGTTCCATGCCATTCTGGTGAGGTTTGTGCTGTCACTGGTGCATCGTCTTCTGCCACTACTGCTGCAGCCAAGCCACGGATGAGGTGGACTCCAGAGCTTCATGAATGCTTCATAAATGCTGTCAACCAGCTCGGTGGTAGTGAAA AAGCTACTCCTAAAGGTGTACTGAATATCATGAAAGTGGAAGGATTGACAATATACCATGTGAAAAGTCATCTACAG aaATATAGGACTGCACGTTATAAGCCAGACTCATTAGAAG GGATGTCAGAAAAGACGGCCACTCAGAGTGAGGAATTACCTTCTCTAGATCTAAAGAC AGGCATTGATTTCACTGAAGCATTACGACTCCAGATGGAAGTTCAGAAGCGACTTCATGAACAACTTGAG ATTCAGAGAAATCTGCAGCTGAGAATTGAAGAGCAAGGGAAATACTTGCAAATGATGTTTGAGAAGCAATACAAGTCAACCATGGACAAGACCCATTGTTCTTCCACTGTAGAAAAACCAACAACCATATCTTCCGATCAAACACATTCTACTGCTAAGATTGATCTCCCAGAAGCACGAAATAGTTCCACTGATTCAAAAATAACAGAGGGCTTTAGGCAAGTCAGTAACAAGTGGAAGATGTCTGAAGTTGAACCTTCCAATGAGAAGGAAACAGATGCTCTTACTAGTTCCCTTCCACCAAGCAAGCACTCGAGAATAAATGACGAGGACTCGTGA
- the LOC135581310 gene encoding protein PHOSPHATE STARVATION RESPONSE 2-like isoform X1, with protein METHSALPVGNLNMQQFCNSGSSGVMSSSLPVLPNTLEEKFPELPDPQHVPLEREIQRNPLPSQRPLFSSPSGFSPDLSFSSTLAHERHTNNTPFVSRSLNAGVSLPSTYLSNMEIFQVPNNFPKGPTEITWCPDSVQGMLNCSDGVIMGNNQIQNSSNKVSNDLNKQNEWWSDIMNVDWKDLFDDTTISESQPKVVCPPAQSSSNISMQQPQTDQSVPCHSGEVCAVTGASSSATTAAAKPRMRWTPELHECFINAVNQLGGSEKATPKGVLNIMKVEGLTIYHVKSHLQKYRTARYKPDSLEGMSEKTATQSEELPSLDLKTGIDFTEALRLQMEVQKRLHEQLEIQRNLQLRIEEQGKYLQMMFEKQYKSTMDKTHCSSTVEKPTTISSDQTHSTAKIDLPEARNSSTDSKITEGFRQVSNKWKMSEVEPSNEKETDALTSSLPPSKHSRINDEDS; from the exons ATGGAAACACATTCAGCTTTACCAGTGGGGAATCTGAATATGCAGCAATTCTGTAATTCTGGGAGCTCTGGAGTTATGTCATCATCTCTGCCTGTTCTACCAAACACCTTGGAGGAGAAATTCCCTGAACTACCAGATCCCCAACATGTTCCACTGGAGAGGGAAATACAAAGAAATCCTTTGCCTTCCCAGAGACCTTTGTTTTCATCACCTTCTGGATTTTCTCCAGATCTTAGTTTCTCTTCAACTCTCGCCCATGAGAGGCATACCAACAATACTCCATTCGTCAGTCGATCACTGAATGCTGGAGTTTCTTTGCCTTCAACCTATTTGTCAAATATGGAAATATTTCAAGTGCCAAATAATTTCCCCAAAGGTCCAACCGAAATAACCTGGTGTCCGGATTCAGTtcaaggcatgttaaattgttcaGATGGTGTAATTATGGGGAACAATCAAATACAAAATAGCTCAAATAAGGTTTCTAATGACCttaataagcaaaatgaatggTGGAGTGATATAATGAATGTGGATTGGAAGGATCTTTTTGATGATACAACTATCTCTGAATCTCAACCGAAG GTTGTTTGCCCACCTGCCCAATCCTCCTCTAATATTTCAATGCAGCAGCCGCAAACAGATCAGTCTGTTCCATGCCATTCTGGTGAGGTTTGTGCTGTCACTGGTGCATCGTCTTCTGCCACTACTGCTGCAGCCAAGCCACGGATGAGGTGGACTCCAGAGCTTCATGAATGCTTCATAAATGCTGTCAACCAGCTCGGTGGTAGTGAAA AAGCTACTCCTAAAGGTGTACTGAATATCATGAAAGTGGAAGGATTGACAATATACCATGTGAAAAGTCATCTACAG aaATATAGGACTGCACGTTATAAGCCAGACTCATTAGAAG GGATGTCAGAAAAGACGGCCACTCAGAGTGAGGAATTACCTTCTCTAGATCTAAAGAC AGGCATTGATTTCACTGAAGCATTACGACTCCAGATGGAAGTTCAGAAGCGACTTCATGAACAACTTGAG ATTCAGAGAAATCTGCAGCTGAGAATTGAAGAGCAAGGGAAATACTTGCAAATGATGTTTGAGAAGCAATACAAGTCAACCATGGACAAGACCCATTGTTCTTCCACTGTAGAAAAACCAACAACCATATCTTCCGATCAAACACATTCTACTGCTAAGATTGATCTCCCAGAAGCACGAAATAGTTCCACTGATTCAAAAATAACAGAGGGCTTTAGGCAAGTCAGTAACAAGTGGAAGATGTCTGAAGTTGAACCTTCCAATGAGAAGGAAACAGATGCTCTTACTAGTTCCCTTCCACCAAGCAAGCACTCGAGAATAAATGACGAGGACTCGTGA
- the LOC135581310 gene encoding protein PHOSPHATE STARVATION RESPONSE 2-like isoform X3: METHSALPVGNLNMQQFCNSGSSGVMSSSLPVLPNTLEEKFPELPDPQHVPLEREIQRNPLPSQRPLFSSPSGFSPDLSFSSTLAHERHTNNTPFVSRSLNAGVSLPSTYLSNMEIFQVPNNFPKGPTEITWCPDSVQGMLNCSDGVIMGNNQIQNSSNKVSNDLNKQNEWWSDIMNVDWKDLFDDTTISESQPKVVCPPAQSSSNISMQQPQTDQSVPCHSGEVCAVTGASSSATTAAAKPRMRWTPELHECFINAVNQLGGSERMSEKTATQSEELPSLDLKTGIDFTEALRLQMEVQKRLHEQLEIQRNLQLRIEEQGKYLQMMFEKQYKSTMDKTHCSSTVEKPTTISSDQTHSTAKIDLPEARNSSTDSKITEGFRQVSNKWKMSEVEPSNEKETDALTSSLPPSKHSRINDEDS; the protein is encoded by the exons ATGGAAACACATTCAGCTTTACCAGTGGGGAATCTGAATATGCAGCAATTCTGTAATTCTGGGAGCTCTGGAGTTATGTCATCATCTCTGCCTGTTCTACCAAACACCTTGGAGGAGAAATTCCCTGAACTACCAGATCCCCAACATGTTCCACTGGAGAGGGAAATACAAAGAAATCCTTTGCCTTCCCAGAGACCTTTGTTTTCATCACCTTCTGGATTTTCTCCAGATCTTAGTTTCTCTTCAACTCTCGCCCATGAGAGGCATACCAACAATACTCCATTCGTCAGTCGATCACTGAATGCTGGAGTTTCTTTGCCTTCAACCTATTTGTCAAATATGGAAATATTTCAAGTGCCAAATAATTTCCCCAAAGGTCCAACCGAAATAACCTGGTGTCCGGATTCAGTtcaaggcatgttaaattgttcaGATGGTGTAATTATGGGGAACAATCAAATACAAAATAGCTCAAATAAGGTTTCTAATGACCttaataagcaaaatgaatggTGGAGTGATATAATGAATGTGGATTGGAAGGATCTTTTTGATGATACAACTATCTCTGAATCTCAACCGAAG GTTGTTTGCCCACCTGCCCAATCCTCCTCTAATATTTCAATGCAGCAGCCGCAAACAGATCAGTCTGTTCCATGCCATTCTGGTGAGGTTTGTGCTGTCACTGGTGCATCGTCTTCTGCCACTACTGCTGCAGCCAAGCCACGGATGAGGTGGACTCCAGAGCTTCATGAATGCTTCATAAATGCTGTCAACCAGCTCGGTGGTAGTGAAA GGATGTCAGAAAAGACGGCCACTCAGAGTGAGGAATTACCTTCTCTAGATCTAAAGAC AGGCATTGATTTCACTGAAGCATTACGACTCCAGATGGAAGTTCAGAAGCGACTTCATGAACAACTTGAG ATTCAGAGAAATCTGCAGCTGAGAATTGAAGAGCAAGGGAAATACTTGCAAATGATGTTTGAGAAGCAATACAAGTCAACCATGGACAAGACCCATTGTTCTTCCACTGTAGAAAAACCAACAACCATATCTTCCGATCAAACACATTCTACTGCTAAGATTGATCTCCCAGAAGCACGAAATAGTTCCACTGATTCAAAAATAACAGAGGGCTTTAGGCAAGTCAGTAACAAGTGGAAGATGTCTGAAGTTGAACCTTCCAATGAGAAGGAAACAGATGCTCTTACTAGTTCCCTTCCACCAAGCAAGCACTCGAGAATAAATGACGAGGACTCGTGA
- the LOC135611228 gene encoding nuclear transport factor 2-like isoform X2 produces the protein MASLYPGHVGAVQVGAYFLEQYYRILQQQPELVHQFYTDVSSMARFDGTATETATGMVLKEYSVRRKFVETFFLAPQEKGYFVLNDIFHLLEEEHIHQHPTVILAHSNLDTNLNAPSSVPETVSDYILEEQLQSRDLVPSLEENDTVEKYSIPEALQQLPESDERVDESPVEDAASYPSALDTARDPPLATPEEPVEEPTRQTYASILRSKGQSGQPMPHTTSLSKPSQVASEWAPSLQPTSQRPQPALVSERSVSEAAEEAPLVEDEGEARSVYVGNLSSSISVVDLEQVFKNFGRLRPDGVSIRSRKESDVFYAFIEYEDAIGVHNALKASPIQLNGRLIHVEGRRPNSGALRGKRGRGRGGYPSETSRGRFGGRMFGRGSRQDSNERDYNSRTRGNGYPQRVQERGF, from the exons ATGGCTTCTTTGTACCCTGGTCATGTCGGTGCCGTCCAG GTCGGTGCTTATTTCTTGGAGCAATACTATCGGATTCTTCAGCAGCAGCCGGAACTAGTTCATCAGTTCTACACGGACGTGAGCTCTATGGCGCGATTTGATGGGACTGCGACGGAAACAGCTACGGGGATGGTG CTGAAAGAGTATAGTGTCAGGAGGAAATTTGTGGAAACATTTTTTCTTGCTCCTCAGGAGAAAGGGTACTTTGTTCTCAACGACATTTTTCACTTACTTGAGGAGGAACATATTCATCAGCACCCAACAGTCATCTTGGCTCATAGCAATCTTGACACCAACTTAAATGCACCCAGTTCTGTACCTGAAACAG TTTCTGACTACATTCTGGAAGAACAACTTCAGTCTCGGGATTTGGTGCCCTCATTGGAAGAAAATGACACAGTTGAGAAGTATAGCATACCTGAGGCACTGCAGCAACTTCCAGAATCTGATGAAAGAGTAGACGAGTCTCCTGTTGAAGATGCTGCTTCATATCCAAGTGCCTTGGATACTGCAAGAGATCCACCCCTTGCCACTCCAGAGGAACCTGTTGAGGAGCCAACTCGGCAGACCTATGCATCCATT CTTCGTTCTAAAGGCCAATCTGGACAACCTATGCCACATACAACATCTTTATCGAAGCCCAGTCAGGTGGCCTCAGAATGGGCTCCTTCCTTGCAGCCAACTTCTCAACGACCACAGCCTGCCTTGGTTTCTGAAAGGTCCGTCTCAGAGGCAGCTGAGGAGGCTCCATTAGTTGAAGATGAAG GTGAAGCAAGATCAGTTTATGTGGGAAATCTCTCTTCATCTATTTCAGTTGTGGACCTTGAGCAAGTCTTTAAGAACTTTGGTAGACTAAGGCCTGATGGTGTTTCTATTAGGAGCCGCAAG GAGTCTGATGTTTTCTATGCCTTCATTGAGTACGAAGATGCCATTGGTGTACATAATGCACTTAAG GCATCTCCAATACAGTTGAATGGGCGGCTGATTCATGTTGAGGGGAGAAGACCGAACAGTGGGGCTTTACGAGGAA AAAGGggcagaggaagaggaggatacCCATCCGAGACCTCAAGGGGGCGTTTTGGTGGCCGGATGTTTGGTCGGGGCAGCAGGCAAGACAGCAACGAGAGGGATTATAACAGCCGAACGAGGGGAAATGGCTACCCCCAGCGAGTTCAAGAAAGGGGATTTTAG
- the LOC135611228 gene encoding nuclear transport factor 2-like isoform X1, whose translation MASLYPGHVGAVQVGAYFLEQYYRILQQQPELVHQFYTDVSSMARFDGTATETATGMVQIHHLVMCLNFNGIEIKSAQSLESWNGGVLVMVSGYVQLKEYSVRRKFVETFFLAPQEKGYFVLNDIFHLLEEEHIHQHPTVILAHSNLDTNLNAPSSVPETVSDYILEEQLQSRDLVPSLEENDTVEKYSIPEALQQLPESDERVDESPVEDAASYPSALDTARDPPLATPEEPVEEPTRQTYASILRSKGQSGQPMPHTTSLSKPSQVASEWAPSLQPTSQRPQPALVSERSVSEAAEEAPLVEDEGEARSVYVGNLSSSISVVDLEQVFKNFGRLRPDGVSIRSRKESDVFYAFIEYEDAIGVHNALKASPIQLNGRLIHVEGRRPNSGALRGKRGRGRGGYPSETSRGRFGGRMFGRGSRQDSNERDYNSRTRGNGYPQRVQERGF comes from the exons ATGGCTTCTTTGTACCCTGGTCATGTCGGTGCCGTCCAG GTCGGTGCTTATTTCTTGGAGCAATACTATCGGATTCTTCAGCAGCAGCCGGAACTAGTTCATCAGTTCTACACGGACGTGAGCTCTATGGCGCGATTTGATGGGACTGCGACGGAAACAGCTACGGGGATGGTG CAAATCCATCATCTAGTTATGTGCCTGAATTTTAATGGGATTGAGATTAAATCAGCTCAATCTTTGGAGTCTTGGAATGGTGGAGTTTTGGTGATGGTTTCTGGTTATGTGCAGCTGAAAGAGTATAGTGTCAGGAGGAAATTTGTGGAAACATTTTTTCTTGCTCCTCAGGAGAAAGGGTACTTTGTTCTCAACGACATTTTTCACTTACTTGAGGAGGAACATATTCATCAGCACCCAACAGTCATCTTGGCTCATAGCAATCTTGACACCAACTTAAATGCACCCAGTTCTGTACCTGAAACAG TTTCTGACTACATTCTGGAAGAACAACTTCAGTCTCGGGATTTGGTGCCCTCATTGGAAGAAAATGACACAGTTGAGAAGTATAGCATACCTGAGGCACTGCAGCAACTTCCAGAATCTGATGAAAGAGTAGACGAGTCTCCTGTTGAAGATGCTGCTTCATATCCAAGTGCCTTGGATACTGCAAGAGATCCACCCCTTGCCACTCCAGAGGAACCTGTTGAGGAGCCAACTCGGCAGACCTATGCATCCATT CTTCGTTCTAAAGGCCAATCTGGACAACCTATGCCACATACAACATCTTTATCGAAGCCCAGTCAGGTGGCCTCAGAATGGGCTCCTTCCTTGCAGCCAACTTCTCAACGACCACAGCCTGCCTTGGTTTCTGAAAGGTCCGTCTCAGAGGCAGCTGAGGAGGCTCCATTAGTTGAAGATGAAG GTGAAGCAAGATCAGTTTATGTGGGAAATCTCTCTTCATCTATTTCAGTTGTGGACCTTGAGCAAGTCTTTAAGAACTTTGGTAGACTAAGGCCTGATGGTGTTTCTATTAGGAGCCGCAAG GAGTCTGATGTTTTCTATGCCTTCATTGAGTACGAAGATGCCATTGGTGTACATAATGCACTTAAG GCATCTCCAATACAGTTGAATGGGCGGCTGATTCATGTTGAGGGGAGAAGACCGAACAGTGGGGCTTTACGAGGAA AAAGGggcagaggaagaggaggatacCCATCCGAGACCTCAAGGGGGCGTTTTGGTGGCCGGATGTTTGGTCGGGGCAGCAGGCAAGACAGCAACGAGAGGGATTATAACAGCCGAACGAGGGGAAATGGCTACCCCCAGCGAGTTCAAGAAAGGGGATTTTAG
- the LOC135611230 gene encoding protein LOW PSII ACCUMULATION 1, chloroplastic-like, whose amino-acid sequence MAAPALASLLISCPVRHRALSLAPTSAPLVSGGGCSSPRPPGERLGPTKRRPHIFRCSAANKPSPSTEISSTAKIRSEVLSPFRSVRMFFYLAFMASGALGGLISITRLVPALVNSSRAADLPEILKGFGIDLGAVLFFAFLYTRESSAKNAQLAKLSREENLSKLKLRVDGNRSIAVGDLRGVARLVILAGPASYIADSFARSKPYTDGLVERGVLVVPFATDGNTPRFDLDETDEEDEAIVDKKKRLWRLSPLYTSEWAKWLDEQKKLANVSLDSPVYLSLRMDGRVRGSGVGYPPWNALVAQLPPVKGLWSGLLDGMDGRVL is encoded by the exons ATGGCAGCTCCGGCGCTCGCCTCTCTCCTCATCTCATGCCCGGTTCGTCATCGAGCCCTGTCTCTGGCGCCAACATCTGCACCTCTCGTAAGCGGAGGTGGTTGCTCCTCTCCTCGACCCCCGGGGGAGCGCCTTGGCCCGACGAAGCGGCGGCCCCACATCTTCCGCTGCTCGGCGGCCAACAAGCCGTCGCCTTCCACCGAGATCAG tTCAACAGCCAAGATAAGAAGTGAAGTCCTCTCACCATTTCGTTCGGTGCGGATGTTCTTCTATCTTGCGTTCATGGCAAGTGGTGCTTTGGGAGGATTGATTTCCATCACGCGGTTGGTTCCTGCTCTTGTCAATTCGTCAAGAGCCGCAGACCTCCCTGAGATTTTAAAGGGGTTTGGGATAGATCTCGGAGCAGTTCTGTTTTTTGCATTTCTGTATACGAGGGAGAGCAGTGCCAAAAATGCTCAGCTAGCAAAGTTATCGAGGGAGGAAAACCTCTCCAAGCTTAAGCTTCGGGTGGACGGGAATAGAAGCATCGCGGTCGGTGATCTGAGGGGAGTCGCACGTCTTGTCATTCTCGCCGGTCCTGCCTCGTACATTGCTGATTCCTTCGCCCGTAGCAAACCTTACACGGATGGACTTGTGGAGCGAGGAGTGCTCGTCGTTCCTTTTGCTACAGATGGGAATACGCCTAGGTTTGACCTCGACGAGACTGATGAAGAGGATGAGGCGATCGTCGACaaaaagaagaggctgtggcggcTGAGTCCTCTTTACACTTCTGAATGGGCCAA ATGGTTAGATGAACAGAAGAAGTTGGCCAATGTCTCGCTCGATTCACCAGT GTATCTCTCTCTGCGCATGGATGGTCGAGTTCGTGGGAGTGGCGTCGGCTACCCTCCCTGGAATGCGCTAGTGGCACAGTTGCCGCCGGTGAAAGGGCTGTGGTCAGGTCTTCTCGATGGCATGGATGGAAGAGTTCTTTAG
- the LOC103982356 gene encoding sterol 3-beta-glucosyltransferase UGT80A2: MEENGSGVEEMNGNGSVSSPAVDRSLPRANTMPGGTNCPERLETTPVKPNLERSKTERRKQSIPHDDPTAQLFDDKISDKQKMKMLNRIATVKDDGTVVVDVPSNLEATSLEVESEDAYGETVDEEPLDSTDLQYRPPMQIVILIVGTRGDVQPFVAIGKRLQDYGHRVRLATHANFKEFVLTAGLEFFPLGGDPKVLAEYMVKNKGFLPSAPSEIPIQRKQIKEIIFSLLPACKDPDVDTGIPFKADAIIANPPAYGHTHVAEALKIPIHIIFTMPWTPTSEFPHPLSRVKQSAGYRLSYQIVDSMIWLGIRDMINDFRKRKLKLRPVTYLSGAQDSASDIPHAYIWSPHLVPKPKDWGSKIDVVGFCFLDLASNYEPPESLVKWLEAGEKPIYIGFGSLPVQEPEKMTEIIVEALSITKQRGIINKGWGGLGNLAEPKDFVYSLDNVPHDWLFLQCKAVVHHGGAGTTAAGLKAACPTTIIPFFGDQPFWGERVHARGLGPSPIPVDQFSLQKLVDAINFMMKPEVKENALILAKSMETEDGVSGAVKAFLKHLPPKLSSQDTFESSAFMDPLLAPVKKCFGCS, translated from the exons TTGACAGAAGTCTTCCTAGGGCAAATACGATGCCTGGAGGAACAAACTGTCCTGAAAGATTAGAAACAACCCCAGTCAAGCCAAATCTGGAAAGGTCAAAGACTGAGAGACGAAAGCAAAGTATTCCCCATGATGATCCAACAGCTCAATTGTTTGATGATAAGATTTCTGATAAACAGAAG ATGAAGATGCTAAATCGAATTGCTACAGTGAAAGATGATGGaactgttgtggttgatgttccgAGCAATCTTGAAGCTACATCATTAGAAGTAGAATCCGAGGATGCATATGGTGAAACAGTTGATGAAGAGCCACTAGATTCGACAGATCTCCAATATCGACCTCCTATGCAAATTGTCATTCTTATTGTTGGGACACGAGGTGATGTGCAGCCCTTTGTTGCGATTGGAAAACGCTTGCAG GATTATGGTCATCGTGTTAGACTAGCAACTCATGCAAATTTCAAGGAGTTTGTATTGACTGCTGGACTGGAATTCTTTCCTTTAGGTGGAGACCCAAAGGTCCTTGCTGAGT ATATGGTGAAGAATAAAGGGTTCTTACCTTCTGCACCTTCCGAGATACCTATTCAACGTAAACAGATTAAAGAAATCATTTTTTCATTACTTCCTGCCTGCAAGGATCCTGATGTCGACACTGGTATTCCTTTCAAAGCGGATGCCATAATTGCAAATCCACCGGCATATG GACATACCCATGTAGCTGAGGCGCTGAAAATACCAATTCACATTATTTTCACAATGCCATGGAC ACCAACTAGTGAATTTCCGCATCCTCTTTCCCGTGTCAAGCAATCTGCTGGATATAGA CTTTCGTATCAGATTGTCGATTCTATGATTTGGCTTGGAATACGGGATATGATAAATGATTTTAGAAAAAGAAAGTTGAAACTGCGACCGGTGACTTATTTAAGTGGTGCACAGGATTCTGCCTCTGACATACCTCATGCATATATATGGAGCCCACATCTTGTTCCAAAACCAAAAG ATTGGGGATCCAAAATTGATGTGGTTGGATTTTGTTTCCTTGACCTTGCATCAAATTATGAACCTCCAGAATCACTTGTGAAATGGCTGGAAGCTGGTGAAAAGCCTATTTATATTGGTTTTGGTAGCCTT CCTGTTCAAGAGCCTGAAAAAATGACGGAGATTATTGTGGAGGCACTGAGTATCACTAAACAGAGAGGCATCATTAACAAGGGCTGGGGTGGCCTTGGGAATT tGGCAGAACCCAAGGATTTTGTTTACTCATTGGATAATGTTCCACATGACTGGCTATTCTTGCAGTGCAAGGCAGTG GTGCATCATGGCGGGGCTGGAACAACTGCTGCTGGGCTTAAGGCTGCT TGTCCGACAACCATCATACCTTTCTTCGGTGATCAACCCTTTTGGGGAGAGCGAGTGCATGCTAGGGGACTAGGACCTTCACCTATTCCTGTCGATCAATTTTCATTGCAGAAGTTGGTCGATGCaataaactttatgatgaaacccGAG GTCAAAGAAAATGCCTTGATATTGGCCAAGTCCATGGAAACCGAGGATGGTGTTTCTGGAGCAGTGAAAGCATTTTTGAAACATCTTCCTCCAAAATTATCATCTCAGGATACTTTTGAATCCTCAGCCTTCATGGATCCTTTGCTCGCCCCAGTGAAAAAATGCTTTGGTTGTTCCTAA